One genomic region from Streptomyces sp. NBC_01304 encodes:
- a CDS encoding NAD(P)/FAD-dependent oxidoreductase, with amino-acid sequence MSKAMGKGIARPTVAVIGGGYGGSAVAKALDEDTDVVLIDPKDAFVHAAGSLRALVKPDWADNIFFPYDTLLQRGRFVRDRAASVDAAGVTLGSGERVDADYLVLATGSGYPFPAKPDTDTAEVALERLRATHAELGEAGRVLLVGAGPVGLELAGEIKAVWPEKEVTLVDPAEELVPGFAPEMRADLTRQLAELGVEVRLGTSLTGEPPTGPGQAKTFTVATSGGPLTADIWFRCYGVRINGEPLEGELAAVRTPKGQVRVTEELNVEGYEHIYAVGDLTDLAEAKMAGYAMQHAEVVAKNILARVRGERPEAVYRPSPVPAVLLPLGPTGGVGQFPSPEGPNVLPARMVAEYKGADLFTGRFAELFGTA; translated from the coding sequence ATGAGCAAGGCCATGGGCAAGGGAATCGCAAGGCCCACCGTCGCCGTCATAGGCGGGGGTTACGGCGGATCCGCCGTCGCGAAGGCGCTGGACGAGGACACGGACGTCGTCCTCATCGACCCCAAGGACGCCTTCGTGCACGCGGCCGGATCGCTGCGGGCGCTGGTGAAGCCCGACTGGGCGGACAACATCTTCTTCCCGTACGACACCCTGCTCCAGCGGGGCCGGTTCGTCCGGGACCGCGCCGCCTCGGTGGACGCCGCGGGTGTGACGCTGGGCTCGGGGGAGCGCGTCGACGCCGACTACCTGGTCCTGGCCACCGGCTCCGGCTACCCCTTCCCCGCCAAGCCGGACACCGACACCGCCGAGGTCGCCCTCGAACGGCTGCGGGCCACGCATGCCGAACTCGGCGAGGCAGGGCGGGTGTTGCTCGTCGGGGCCGGTCCGGTCGGGCTTGAGCTGGCCGGTGAGATCAAGGCGGTGTGGCCGGAGAAGGAGGTCACGCTGGTCGACCCGGCCGAGGAACTCGTCCCCGGCTTCGCGCCCGAGATGCGCGCCGACCTGACCCGCCAGCTCGCCGAACTCGGTGTCGAGGTACGGCTCGGCACGAGTCTGACCGGTGAGCCGCCGACCGGTCCTGGGCAGGCGAAGACGTTCACCGTCGCCACCTCCGGCGGGCCGCTGACCGCCGACATCTGGTTCCGGTGCTACGGCGTACGCATCAACGGGGAGCCCCTGGAAGGGGAGTTGGCCGCGGTCCGCACGCCCAAGGGGCAGGTCCGGGTGACGGAGGAGCTCAATGTCGAGGGGTACGAGCACATCTACGCGGTCGGCGACCTGACCGATCTCGCCGAGGCCAAGATGGCCGGGTACGCGATGCAGCACGCCGAAGTCGTGGCGAAGAACATCCTCGCGCGGGTCCGCGGCGAGCGGCCCGAGGCCGTCTACCGGCCCTCGCCCGTCCCGGCCGTGCTGCTGCCGCTCGGTCCGACCGGCGGGGTCGGGCAGTTCCCTTCGCCGGAAGGGCCGAACGTGCTGCCCGCGCGGATGGTCGCCGAGTACAAGGGGGCGGACCTGTTCA
- a CDS encoding ABC transporter ATP-binding protein translates to MPELTKEAQDAAPVRSGEPILEVRGLVKHYPLTRGILFKKQVGAVKAVDGIDFALHQGETLGIVGESGCGKSTVAKMLVNLERPTAGEIRYKGEDISNLSGRALKAVRRNIQMVFQDPYTSLNPRMTVGDIIGEPYEIHPEVAPKGSRRQKVQELLDVVGLNPEYINRYPHQFSGGQRQRIGIARGLALRPEIIVADEPVSALDVSVQAQVINLLEQLQNEFNLSYVFIAHDLSIVRHISDRVGVMYLGRLAEIGTDVEIYEHPTHPYTQALLSAVPVPDPAAREHRERIILFGDVPSPANPPSGCRFRTRCWKAQERCQLEVPELAVPAVFRLEGGPAAHESACHFAEEKQVVPTEPTQEPDSGPRPKD, encoded by the coding sequence ATGCCTGAGCTCACCAAGGAGGCCCAGGACGCGGCGCCGGTTCGCTCCGGGGAGCCGATCCTCGAAGTGCGCGGTCTGGTCAAGCACTATCCGCTGACGCGCGGCATCCTCTTCAAGAAGCAGGTCGGCGCGGTCAAGGCCGTCGACGGCATCGACTTCGCGCTGCACCAGGGCGAAACCCTCGGCATCGTGGGCGAGTCCGGCTGCGGCAAGTCGACCGTCGCCAAGATGCTGGTGAACCTGGAGCGGCCGACGGCGGGCGAGATCCGCTACAAGGGCGAGGACATCAGCAACCTGTCGGGGCGCGCCCTGAAGGCCGTACGCCGCAACATCCAGATGGTGTTCCAGGACCCCTACACGTCGCTCAACCCGCGCATGACGGTCGGCGACATCATCGGGGAGCCGTACGAGATCCACCCCGAGGTCGCCCCGAAGGGCTCGCGCCGGCAGAAGGTGCAGGAGCTGCTCGACGTCGTCGGGCTCAACCCCGAGTACATCAACCGGTACCCCCATCAGTTCTCCGGCGGCCAGCGCCAACGCATCGGCATCGCCCGGGGGTTGGCGCTGCGGCCCGAGATCATCGTGGCCGACGAACCGGTGTCGGCGCTCGACGTGTCGGTGCAGGCGCAGGTCATCAACCTCCTTGAGCAGCTGCAGAACGAGTTCAACCTGTCGTACGTCTTCATCGCCCACGATCTGTCGATCGTGCGGCACATCTCCGACCGGGTCGGCGTGATGTACCTCGGCCGGCTCGCCGAGATCGGCACGGACGTCGAGATCTATGAGCACCCGACGCATCCGTACACGCAGGCGCTGCTCTCCGCCGTCCCGGTGCCGGACCCCGCGGCGCGGGAGCACCGGGAGCGGATCATCCTCTTCGGCGATGTGCCCTCGCCCGCCAACCCGCCCTCGGGCTGCCGCTTCCGTACGCGCTGCTGGAAGGCGCAGGAGCGGTGCCAGTTGGAGGTGCCGGAGCTGGCGGTGCCTGCGGTGTTCCGGCTCGAGGGCGGGCCTGCGGCGCATGAGTCGGCGTGCCATTTCGCGGAGGAGAAGCAGGTGGTTCCGACGGAGCCGACGCAGGAGCCCGACTCTGGGCCTAGGCCCAAAGACTGA
- a CDS encoding ABC transporter ATP-binding protein yields MLLDVRDLQVEFRTRDGVAKAVNGVTYSVDAGETLAVLGESGSGKSVTAQAIMGILDMPPGKIAGGEILFQGKDLLKLKEEERRKIRGAEMAMIFQDALSSLNPVLTVGEQLGEMFTVHRGMSRKDAKAKAVELMDRVRIPAAKERVSNYPHQFSGGMRQRIMIAMAMALEPALIIADEPTTALDVTVQAQVMDLLAELQRELNMGLILITHDLGVVADVADKIAVMYAGRIVEHAPVHEIYKAPAHPYTRGLLDSIPRLDQKGQELYAIKGLPPNLMAIPPGCAFNPRCPRAQDICRTDVPPLAKVSEDRQSACHFWKETLRDA; encoded by the coding sequence ATGCTGCTCGACGTACGCGATCTGCAGGTGGAATTCCGTACGAGGGACGGGGTCGCCAAGGCCGTCAACGGCGTCACCTACTCGGTGGACGCGGGCGAGACCCTGGCGGTCCTCGGTGAGTCCGGGTCCGGCAAGTCGGTCACCGCGCAGGCCATCATGGGCATCCTCGACATGCCGCCCGGGAAGATCGCCGGTGGCGAGATCCTCTTCCAGGGCAAGGACCTCCTCAAGCTCAAGGAGGAGGAGCGGCGCAAGATCCGGGGCGCCGAGATGGCCATGATCTTCCAGGACGCGCTGTCCTCCCTGAACCCGGTGCTCACGGTCGGCGAACAGCTCGGCGAGATGTTCACCGTGCACCGGGGGATGTCCCGCAAGGACGCCAAGGCCAAGGCCGTCGAGCTGATGGACCGGGTCAGGATTCCCGCCGCCAAGGAGCGGGTCTCCAACTATCCGCACCAGTTCAGCGGCGGCATGCGCCAGCGCATCATGATCGCGATGGCGATGGCACTGGAGCCCGCGCTGATCATCGCCGACGAGCCGACGACGGCCCTCGACGTCACCGTTCAGGCCCAAGTCATGGACCTGCTCGCGGAGTTGCAGCGCGAGCTCAACATGGGGCTGATCCTCATCACCCACGACCTGGGCGTCGTCGCGGACGTCGCCGACAAGATCGCGGTGATGTACGCGGGCCGCATCGTCGAGCACGCCCCCGTGCACGAGATCTACAAGGCGCCCGCCCACCCCTACACCCGGGGCCTGCTCGACTCCATCCCGCGCCTGGACCAGAAGGGCCAGGAGTTGTACGCGATCAAGGGCCTGCCGCCCAACCTGATGGCGATCCCGCCGGGCTGCGCCTTCAACCCGCGCTGCCCCAGGGCCCAGGACATCTGCCGCACCGATGTGCCGCCGCTGGCGAAGGTCAGCGAGGACCGGCAGAGCGCCTGCCACTTCTGGAAGGAGACGCTGCGAGATGCCTGA
- a CDS encoding ABC transporter permease — translation MPEPELPYDPLKAGKSEAIAPTGQGGAMDLALEEGESLEKAPGGPGGVGAPDGTGAANKPRSLWTDAWHQLRRNPIFIVSSLLILFLVIIAIWPQLIASGDPLKCDLSKSQQGSQPGHPFGFDTQGCDVYTRTVYGARASISVGICATLGVALLGSLLGGLAGFFGGWWDALLSRLADIFFGIPVILGGLVFLSVVTGSGIWPVVGFMILLGWPQISRIARGSVITAKQNDYVQAARALGASNSRMLLRHVAPNAIAPVIVVATIALGTYIALEATLSYLGVGLKPPTVSWGIDISNAAPQIRNAPHMLLWPAGALSITVLAFIMLGDAVRDALDPKLR, via the coding sequence ATGCCTGAGCCCGAGCTGCCGTACGACCCGCTGAAGGCGGGCAAGAGCGAGGCGATCGCCCCGACCGGCCAGGGCGGTGCCATGGACCTCGCGTTGGAAGAGGGCGAGAGTTTGGAGAAGGCCCCCGGTGGGCCGGGCGGGGTCGGTGCTCCCGACGGGACCGGTGCCGCGAACAAGCCGCGCAGCCTGTGGACCGACGCCTGGCACCAGCTGCGCCGCAATCCCATCTTCATCGTCTCGTCGCTGCTGATCCTGTTCCTCGTCATCATCGCGATCTGGCCCCAACTGATCGCAAGCGGCGACCCGTTGAAGTGCGACCTGTCCAAGTCCCAGCAGGGTTCGCAGCCGGGGCACCCCTTCGGCTTCGACACCCAGGGCTGTGACGTCTACACCCGGACCGTGTACGGGGCGCGCGCCTCGATCTCGGTCGGCATCTGCGCCACCCTCGGCGTCGCCCTGCTCGGCTCGCTGCTCGGCGGGCTCGCCGGGTTCTTCGGCGGCTGGTGGGACGCGCTGCTCTCCCGGCTCGCCGACATCTTCTTCGGCATCCCGGTGATCCTCGGCGGCCTGGTCTTCCTGTCCGTCGTCACCGGCTCCGGGATCTGGCCGGTGGTCGGCTTCATGATTCTGCTCGGCTGGCCGCAGATCTCCCGCATCGCCCGCGGATCGGTGATCACGGCCAAGCAGAACGACTACGTCCAGGCGGCGCGGGCGCTCGGCGCGAGCAACAGCCGGATGCTGCTCAGGCACGTGGCGCCCAACGCGATCGCGCCGGTGATCGTCGTGGCGACCATCGCGCTCGGCACGTACATCGCGCTCGAAGCGACCCTGTCGTACCTCGGTGTGGGCCTGAAGCCGCCGACCGTCTCCTGGGGCATCGACATCTCGAACGCCGCCCCGCAGATCCGCAACGCCCCGCACATGCTGCTCTGGCCGGCGGGCGCGCTGAGCATCACGGTGCTCGCCTTCATCATGCTCGGCGACGCGGTGCGCGACGCCCTCGACCCCAAGCTGAGGTGA
- a CDS encoding ABC transporter permease yields MGRYVIRRLLQMIPVFIGSTFLIFFMVYALGDPVAALFGDKAPDPATAALIRKELYLDQPLWKQYLHYMGNIFQGDFGTAFNGQKVTELMSTAFPVTLRLTLVAIVIEMVVGITLGVISGLKRGRTIDTSVLLLTLVVVSIPTFVSGYLLQFLFGVKWGIVRPSVSSDAPFNELILPGVVLALVSLAYVTRLTRTSIAENARADYVRTAIAKGLPKRRVITRHLLRNSLIPVVTFIGTDIGALMGGAIVTERIFNIHGVGYQLYQGILRNNAPTVVGFVTILVIVFLLANLLVDLLYAVLDPRIRYA; encoded by the coding sequence ATGGGACGCTATGTGATCCGGCGGCTGCTTCAGATGATCCCTGTGTTCATCGGCAGTACGTTCCTGATCTTCTTCATGGTGTACGCGCTCGGGGACCCGGTAGCGGCCCTCTTCGGCGACAAGGCACCCGACCCGGCCACCGCCGCGCTCATCCGCAAGGAGCTGTATCTCGATCAGCCCCTGTGGAAGCAGTACCTGCACTACATGGGCAACATCTTCCAGGGCGACTTCGGCACCGCCTTCAACGGCCAGAAGGTCACCGAGCTGATGAGCACGGCCTTCCCGGTGACGCTGCGGCTCACCCTGGTCGCCATCGTCATCGAGATGGTCGTCGGCATCACGCTCGGCGTGATCAGCGGCCTCAAGCGGGGCCGGACCATCGACACCTCGGTGCTGCTGCTCACCCTCGTCGTGGTCTCCATCCCGACGTTCGTCAGCGGCTATCTGCTGCAGTTCCTGTTCGGCGTGAAGTGGGGGATCGTCCGGCCGTCGGTCTCCTCGGACGCGCCGTTCAACGAACTGATCCTGCCCGGCGTCGTGCTCGCGCTGGTGTCATTGGCGTACGTCACCAGGCTGACCCGGACCTCGATCGCGGAGAACGCCCGCGCCGACTACGTCCGTACGGCCATCGCCAAGGGCCTGCCGAAGCGCCGGGTCATCACCCGCCACCTCCTGCGCAACTCACTGATCCCGGTCGTCACCTTCATCGGCACCGACATCGGCGCCCTGATGGGCGGCGCGATCGTGACGGAGCGGATCTTCAACATCCACGGCGTCGGCTACCAGCTCTACCAGGGCATCCTGCGCAACAACGCCCCCACGGTCGTCGGCTTCGTGACCATCCTGGTGATCGTCTTCCTGCTTGCCAACCTGCTCGTCGACCTGCTGTACGCGGTCCTGGACCCGAGGATCCGTTATGCCTGA
- a CDS encoding peptide ABC transporter substrate-binding protein encodes MRGATHAKWAACAATVALAATGLAGCGGGSSSGDGSGIVKSSWGDPQNPLEPANTNEVQGGKVLDMLFRGLKRYDAKTGEAKNMIADKIDTSDSQNFTVTLKDGWTFSNGEKVTAKSFVDAWNYGALVDNKQNSATFFKDIEGYDKVHPETGTASAKTMSGLAVKDDKTFTVKLSGKFSTWPDTLGSSAFSPLPQSFYKDHAGWLNKPVGNGPYTVESYTKGSGMKLRKWDGYKGDDKAQNAGVDLTVFTDNNTAYTALMAGDLDLVDDVPAQQLKNVKNDLGDRYINQPALIIQTVVFPLYDAKWGKPGMEKVRQGLSMAINRDEITKTIFQDTRTPAKDWTSAALGDKGGYKDVCGDLCKYDPAKAKKLIEEGGGLPGGKVTLTSNVDTGSHREWMDAVCNSINNALGKGAVCTVNPIGTFADFKNQLSGFKLTGPFRSGWQADYPLIENFLDPLYYTGGSSNYAKFSNKDFDKLIDEANAESDNAKALTKFQDAEKILAAQVPAIPLWYQNGSAGYSDKVSNVSLNQFSVPVYDQIKVN; translated from the coding sequence ATGCGCGGAGCCACACACGCCAAGTGGGCCGCTTGCGCGGCCACCGTAGCGCTGGCGGCCACCGGCCTCGCCGGCTGTGGCGGTGGAAGCAGTAGCGGCGACGGCTCCGGGATCGTGAAGTCCTCGTGGGGTGATCCGCAGAACCCGCTCGAGCCCGCCAACACCAACGAGGTGCAGGGCGGCAAGGTCCTCGACATGCTCTTCCGCGGTCTGAAGCGCTACGACGCGAAGACCGGCGAGGCGAAGAACATGATCGCCGACAAGATCGACACCTCGGACTCGCAGAACTTCACCGTCACGCTGAAGGACGGCTGGACCTTCAGCAACGGCGAGAAGGTCACCGCGAAGTCCTTCGTGGACGCCTGGAACTACGGCGCGCTGGTCGACAACAAGCAGAACAGCGCCACGTTCTTCAAGGACATCGAGGGCTACGACAAGGTCCACCCGGAGACCGGGACCGCGTCCGCCAAGACCATGTCCGGCCTGGCAGTCAAGGACGACAAGACCTTCACGGTCAAGCTCAGCGGCAAGTTCTCCACCTGGCCCGACACCCTCGGCAGCTCGGCCTTCTCGCCGCTGCCCCAGTCCTTCTACAAGGACCACGCGGGCTGGCTGAACAAGCCCGTCGGCAACGGCCCGTACACCGTCGAGTCCTACACCAAGGGCTCCGGCATGAAGCTCCGCAAGTGGGACGGCTACAAGGGCGACGACAAGGCCCAGAACGCCGGTGTCGACCTGACCGTCTTCACGGACAACAACACCGCCTACACCGCGCTGATGGCGGGCGACCTCGACCTCGTCGACGACGTACCGGCGCAGCAGCTCAAGAACGTCAAGAACGACCTCGGTGACCGGTACATCAATCAGCCGGCGCTGATCATTCAGACCGTCGTCTTCCCGCTGTACGACGCCAAGTGGGGCAAGCCCGGCATGGAGAAGGTCCGCCAGGGCCTGTCCATGGCGATCAACCGGGACGAGATCACCAAGACGATCTTCCAGGACACCCGCACCCCGGCCAAGGACTGGACCTCGGCCGCCCTCGGCGACAAGGGCGGCTACAAGGACGTCTGCGGCGACCTGTGCAAGTATGACCCGGCCAAGGCCAAGAAGCTGATCGAGGAGGGCGGCGGCCTGCCCGGCGGCAAGGTCACGCTCACCTCGAACGTCGACACCGGCTCGCACCGCGAGTGGATGGACGCCGTCTGCAACAGCATCAACAACGCCCTGGGCAAGGGGGCCGTTTGTACGGTCAACCCCATCGGCACCTTCGCCGACTTCAAGAACCAGCTCAGCGGCTTCAAGCTCACCGGGCCGTTCCGCTCCGGCTGGCAGGCCGACTACCCGCTGATCGAGAACTTCCTCGACCCGCTGTACTACACGGGCGGCTCCTCGAACTACGCGAAGTTCAGCAACAAGGACTTCGACAAGCTGATCGACGAGGCCAACGCCGAGTCCGACAACGCCAAGGCCCTGACCAAGTTCCAGGACGCCGAGAAGATCCTCGCGGCGCAGGTCCCGGCGATCCCGCTCTGGTACCAGAACGGCAGCGCCGGCTACTCGGACAAGGTCTCCAACGTCTCCCTCAACCAGTTCAGCGTCCCGGTCTACGACCAGATCAAGGTCAACTGA
- a CDS encoding Uma2 family endonuclease, translating to MEYAKMRGIAEELMAYAERLEGSWSVEIGPSGPVLAMASVPNRHHGTARRIRKQLDQQLTATHPGYICAGGPEIEHPAIGRMRHPDAVVIPEASLDEEGLAVDVAEVLAVIEIVSPSNPDNDYRDKLADYPAMGIPLYLIVDPRTGTIEVHSEPCGNRYGSKEPYIFGDTVPFGPWLLETGAFRRYGKPGTDSQR from the coding sequence ATGGAGTACGCGAAGATGCGTGGGATCGCCGAGGAGCTAATGGCCTACGCCGAGCGACTCGAAGGGTCTTGGAGCGTCGAGATCGGCCCGTCGGGCCCGGTCCTGGCCATGGCGAGCGTTCCGAACAGACACCACGGCACAGCCCGCAGGATCCGGAAGCAGCTGGACCAGCAGCTCACCGCAACCCACCCCGGCTACATCTGCGCCGGCGGCCCCGAAATCGAGCACCCCGCAATCGGCCGCATGAGGCACCCGGACGCGGTCGTGATCCCCGAAGCTTCGCTTGACGAAGAGGGCCTCGCAGTAGACGTGGCCGAAGTACTCGCCGTCATCGAAATCGTCTCCCCCTCCAATCCGGACAACGACTACCGGGACAAACTCGCCGACTACCCCGCCATGGGTATCCCGCTCTATCTGATCGTCGACCCACGCACCGGCACCATCGAGGTGCACTCCGAGCCTTGCGGTAACCGGTACGGGTCGAAGGAGCCGTACATCTTCGGCGACACGGTCCCCTTCGGCCCATGGCTCCTTGAGACCGGGGCGTTCCGTCGGTACGGGAAGCCGGGCACCGACAGCCAACGCTGA
- a CDS encoding GNAT family N-acetyltransferase produces the protein MPSFAVRPAAFADAPAICELLNTIDELEIGRPETDLHEVQADLKQVEADLARNSWLAHDEEGKLVAYGLLWDDSGAERIDIDHYVLPDQQVAGARLFELMERRAAEKAAANGAERAVVHLHLNSSPTLDLALLEGRGWRRVRRYQVMTREVSEATDPTPPALPGLTLRTCEAEADRRLAHRLTEATMADHFDHQPRTYEQWLLDLDAERLDWSLIWIATLAGRDVGVLLSRDDRQAMAWIRTIGVLAEARGRGIAGHLLRHAFAVYAARGRDTAGLGVDVQNATGALRLYEAHGMRQHYAVDTWENTLGVAP, from the coding sequence ATGCCTTCCTTCGCCGTCCGCCCCGCCGCCTTCGCCGACGCCCCGGCGATCTGCGAACTCCTCAACACCATCGATGAGTTGGAGATAGGCCGGCCCGAAACGGACCTGCACGAGGTGCAGGCGGACCTCAAGCAGGTCGAGGCCGATCTGGCCCGCAACTCGTGGCTCGCCCATGACGAGGAAGGCAAGCTCGTCGCGTACGGCCTGCTCTGGGACGACTCCGGGGCCGAGCGCATCGACATCGACCACTACGTCCTGCCGGACCAACAGGTCGCCGGGGCCCGCCTGTTCGAGCTCATGGAGAGGCGCGCGGCCGAGAAGGCGGCGGCGAACGGTGCCGAGCGGGCCGTGGTGCATCTGCACCTCAACTCCAGCCCCACCCTCGACCTCGCCCTCCTCGAAGGGCGGGGCTGGCGACGCGTCCGCCGCTATCAGGTGATGACCCGCGAGGTCTCCGAAGCCACCGACCCCACCCCGCCTGCGCTCCCCGGCCTGACCCTGCGCACCTGCGAGGCCGAGGCCGACCGCCGCCTCGCGCACCGCCTGACCGAGGCGACCATGGCGGACCACTTCGACCATCAGCCGCGTACGTACGAACAGTGGCTGCTGGACCTCGACGCTGAGCGCCTCGACTGGTCCCTGATCTGGATCGCCACCCTCGCCGGCCGGGACGTGGGCGTCCTCCTCTCCCGCGACGACCGCCAGGCCATGGCCTGGATCCGCACGATCGGCGTCCTGGCAGAAGCGCGCGGCCGCGGCATCGCGGGCCATCTGTTGCGCCATGCCTTCGCGGTCTACGCGGCCCGGGGCCGCGACACGGCCGGCCTCGGCGTGGACGTGCAGAACGCGACGGGAGCGCTGCGCCTGTACGAGGCTCATGGCATGCGGCAGCACTATGCGGTGGACACCTGGGAGAACACCCTCGGGGTCGCCCCCTGA
- a CDS encoding class I SAM-dependent methyltransferase, which produces MVDHAYEDGRLARLYDLFNTWGPGDEFYLGLVGDAGSVLDVGCGTGLLLHRAREAGHTGRLVGLDPARGMLGVARRRREDIEWVLGDAQSTDWDAEFDLTVMTGHAFQVLVTDDQLRTSLAAIRQALTPGGAFAFETRNPSAKAWERWTPERAAEVTDADGALVRAAHEVEHPVDVDPVDGGLVRFSTTCTGAGWAGPEVSRSTLRFLGQERLGEFLAEAGLEVAEQYGDWGRGPVTEASPEIITVARRA; this is translated from the coding sequence ATGGTGGATCACGCGTACGAGGACGGCCGACTGGCCCGGCTGTACGACCTGTTCAACACCTGGGGACCGGGTGACGAGTTCTATCTCGGGCTGGTGGGGGACGCCGGGTCCGTGCTCGATGTGGGCTGCGGGACGGGGCTGTTGCTGCACCGGGCCCGGGAGGCGGGGCACACGGGGCGGCTGGTGGGGCTCGATCCGGCGCGCGGCATGCTGGGAGTCGCGCGGCGGAGGCGCGAGGACATCGAGTGGGTGCTCGGCGATGCCCAATCCACCGACTGGGACGCGGAGTTCGACCTCACGGTGATGACCGGGCACGCCTTCCAAGTGCTGGTGACCGACGACCAGCTGCGCACCTCGCTCGCCGCGATTCGCCAGGCCCTCACCCCGGGTGGGGCCTTCGCCTTCGAGACACGGAACCCTTCGGCCAAGGCCTGGGAGCGCTGGACCCCGGAACGCGCGGCCGAGGTCACCGACGCGGACGGCGCCCTGGTGCGGGCCGCCCACGAGGTCGAGCACCCCGTGGACGTCGACCCCGTCGACGGCGGCCTGGTCCGCTTCAGCACGACCTGCACCGGCGCGGGCTGGGCCGGGCCGGAGGTGAGCCGGAGCACGCTGCGGTTCCTCGGGCAGGAGAGGCTCGGGGAATTCCTTGCCGAGGCCGGGCTTGAGGTGGCGGAGCAGTACGGCGACTGGGGGCGCGGCCCGGTCACCGAAGCAAGCCCCGAGATCATCACCGTGGCAAGGCGGGCCTAG
- a CDS encoding M1 family metallopeptidase: protein MQSTLARPPRALRYVLVGLLASLVTAGATIADAGPAPVGKTKAGSIEAATPDHLRYEVALRSDADGSHWKGRERVSFRNATGRPLREVYVRLWGNGDDKCGTPGKPSPIKASRVRGGTPGRLAVNCSALRVTLPKPLARGRRAAVSFDVSIAVPKRNDRFGREGAFRFLGNALPVLAVHDAKGWHLDPYVNLGESFYALASDFRVRLDHPTSLKVPATGRTWTRPGMAGRTVTQSVAHRVRDFAWSAGPFRTATDTSPGGVRVKSYWAPNTPAVGVRLNRKLGVAAIDRFGKEFGRYPYGEIDLVMTPEFGGNGMEYPGLVLLATTEEESAIVHEVAHQWWYGIVGNDEYSSPWLDEGFTQYAMYRFNGDERRGCWSDVNWPDARTALTNSMAYWSNHRDEFMFILYDAGSCALADLERTLGPDAMTKLLKRYAHDHWYGISTTADFKKAAQSMTDKDLTSFWKKHRIR from the coding sequence ATGCAGTCAACTCTTGCCAGACCACCAAGAGCCCTCCGATACGTACTAGTTGGCCTCCTCGCCTCACTCGTCACGGCAGGCGCGACCATCGCCGACGCGGGCCCCGCACCCGTGGGCAAGACCAAAGCCGGATCCATCGAGGCCGCGACACCCGATCACCTTCGCTACGAAGTGGCCCTGCGAAGCGACGCCGACGGTTCGCACTGGAAGGGCCGGGAGCGGGTGTCGTTCCGCAATGCCACCGGTCGCCCCTTGCGCGAGGTGTACGTACGGCTGTGGGGTAACGGCGACGACAAGTGCGGCACACCGGGCAAGCCGTCCCCCATCAAGGCGTCCCGGGTGCGCGGGGGCACTCCGGGCCGCCTTGCGGTGAACTGCAGCGCGCTGCGTGTCACCTTGCCGAAGCCGCTCGCGCGCGGTCGGCGGGCAGCCGTCTCGTTCGACGTGTCCATCGCCGTGCCGAAGCGCAACGACCGCTTCGGGCGTGAGGGTGCTTTCCGCTTCCTGGGCAATGCGCTGCCGGTGCTCGCCGTGCACGATGCGAAGGGGTGGCATCTCGATCCCTATGTGAACCTCGGGGAGAGCTTCTACGCCCTGGCGAGCGATTTCCGGGTGCGCCTCGACCACCCGACGAGCCTCAAGGTCCCGGCTACCGGGCGCACTTGGACCCGGCCCGGTATGGCAGGGCGGACGGTCACCCAGAGCGTCGCCCACCGCGTGCGGGACTTCGCGTGGTCGGCGGGCCCGTTCCGTACGGCGACCGACACCTCGCCCGGAGGCGTCCGCGTGAAGTCCTACTGGGCACCGAACACGCCCGCCGTGGGTGTGCGCCTCAACCGCAAGTTGGGGGTCGCCGCCATCGACCGCTTCGGCAAGGAGTTCGGCCGCTATCCGTATGGCGAGATCGACCTCGTGATGACGCCCGAATTCGGCGGCAACGGCATGGAGTACCCCGGTCTGGTCCTGCTCGCCACCACGGAGGAGGAGAGCGCCATCGTGCACGAAGTGGCCCACCAATGGTGGTACGGCATCGTCGGCAACGACGAATACTCCTCGCCCTGGCTGGACGAGGGCTTTACGCAGTACGCCATGTACCGCTTCAACGGCGACGAGAGACGCGGCTGCTGGTCCGACGTCAACTGGCCGGACGCGCGCACCGCGCTCACCAACTCGATGGCCTACTGGTCCAATCATCGCGACGAGTTCATGTTCATCCTCTATGACGCCGGCTCCTGCGCCCTGGCAGACCTGGAGCGCACCCTCGGCCCCGACGCCATGACGAAACTCCTCAAGCGGTACGCCCACGACCACTGGTACGGCATCTCCACCACCGCCGACTTCAAGAAGGCCGCCCAGTCCATGACGGACAAGGACCTGACCTCCTTCTGGAAGAAGCACCGCATCCGGTGA